In Nocardioides sp. W7, the genomic stretch GCCTCGGTGGTCGAGCCCCTGGTCGCCGACCACGACGCGGTCGTGCACTACGCCGCCGAGTCGCACAACGACAACTCGCTGAGCGACCCCAGCCCGTTCGTGCAGACCAACATCATCGGGACGTTCACGCTGCTCGAGGCGGTCCGCAAGGCCGGGGTCCGCTTCCACCACATCTCGACCGACGAGGTGTACGGCGACCTCGAGCTCGACGACCCGGAGCGGTTCACCGAGCAGACGCCGTACAACCCCTCCAGCCCCTACTCCTCCACCAAGGCCGGCTCCGACCTGCTGGTGCGGGCCTGGGTCCGCAGCTTCGGGGTGCAGGCGACGATCTCGAACTGCTCGAACAACTACGGGCCGTGGCAGCACATCGAGAAGTTCATCCCCCGCCAGATCACCAACGTCGTCGAGGGGATCCGGCCCAAGCTGTACGGCGCCGGCCTCAACGTCCGCGACTGGATCCACGCCGACGACCACTCCTCGGCGGTCTGGACCATCCTCAACAAGGGTGCGATCGGCGAGACCTACCTGATCGGCGCCGACGGCGAGCAGAACAACCTCGATGTCGTGAAGATGATCCTGACTCACTTCGGCAAGGCCGAGGACGACTTCGACCACGTCACCGACCGCGCCGGTCACGACATGCGCTACGCGATCGACTCGACCAAGCTGCGCACCGAGCTGGGCTGGCAGCCGCAGTTCGCCGACTTCGAGACCGGCCTGGCCAACACCATCCAGTGGTACGTCGACCACGCCGACTGGTGGCGGCCGGCCAAGCAGCAGACCGAGGCCTCCTACGCCGCGAAGGGCCAGTAGCCCCCGCCGGTTGGTTGAGCAGCGAAGGACGGAGTCCTGAGCGTGTCGAAACCCCCGCAGCCCACCGGCGACAACGACCGCGAACCTCTCACGAAAGCAGACCGATGAGCCTCCCCTCGCTTGAGACGACCTCCATCCCCGGACTCGTCGTGCTCCGGCTCGACCTGCGCGAGGACGCCCGCGGCTGGTTCAAGGAGAACTGGCAGCGCGAGAAGATGGTCGCGCTCGGCCTCCCGGACTTCGGGCCTGTCCAGAACAACATGTCGTTCAACGCCAAGCGCGGCACGACCCGAGGCATCCACACCGAGCCGTGGGACAAGTTCGTCTCGGTCGCCAACGGCCGGGCCTTCGGGGCCTGGGTCGACATGCGCGAGGGCGACTCGTACGGCGCGGTGTTCACCGTGGAGCTCGACCCCGCCACCGCGGTGTTCGTGCCCCGGGGCGTCGGCAACAGCTATCAGACCCTCGAGGACGGGGTGACCTACTCCTACCTCGTCAACGAGCACTGGCGACCGGCGACGCCGTACCCCGCGCTCGACCTGGCCGACGCCACGATCGCGATCCCGTGGCCGATCCCGCTCGCCGAGGCGGAGATCTCCGACAAGGACCGCACCAACCCCGCCCTGGCCGACGCCGCTCGGATGGCGCCCAAGAAGACCCTGATCATCGGCGCCAACGGTCAGCTCGGTCGCGCGCTCAACAAGGAGTTCCCCGGCTCCGATCTGGTCGACATGGTCGCAGCCGACGGAGTCACCGTCCTCGACCTCACCGACGCGGCTGCCGTCGCCGCCTGGCCGTGGCACGAGTACGCGCTGGTTCTCAACGCCGCCGCCTACACCGCGGTCGACGCCGCCGAGACGCCCGAGGGCCGACGCATCTCCTGGGCGGCGAACGCCTCGGCCCCCGCAACTCTGGCGCGACTCGCGGCCGAGCACCACTTCACCTTGGTCCACTACTCCTCGGAGTACGTCTTCGACGGCACCGCCGAGCTGCACACCGAGGACGAGCCGCTCAGCCCGCTGGGCGTCTACGCCCAGACCAAGGCCGCCGGCGACATCGCGGTCGGACTGGCCCCGCGCCACTACCTGCTGCGGACGTCGTGGGTGATCGGCGACGGCAACAACTTCGTGCGGACCATGCAGATGCTCGCCGGCAAGGGCGTCTCCCCCACCGTCGTCGACGACCAGGTCGGACGCCTCACCTTCACCGGCGAGCTATCTCGCGCCACGCGGCACCTGTTGGACGGCGGAGCGACGTACGGGACCTACAACCTGAGCAACGGCGGCCCGGCGATGTCGTGGTGCGACCTGGCCAAGGAGGTCTTCCGCCTCAGCGGTCGCTCGGCCGACGACGTCAGCCCGGTCAGCACCGACGAGTACGCCGCAGGCAAGGCGATGGCGCCGAGGCCCAGCAACAGCGTGCTGGACCTCGCGAAGATCACCGCCACCGACTTCGAGCCCGAGGACGCCCTGGTCGCGCTGGCGCGCTACTGCGCCACCTGACCCCCGGTGGTCGAGCAGGTCGCGCACCGACCGTGTCAAAACCCCCGCAGCCTGTAGGCGACCTCAAGTCACAGAGTCCCGCTCCCCCAGGGAGCGGGACTCAGTCGCTTCAAGCAAAGACGGTGATTGAGCAGGTCGCGCAGCGACCGTGTCGAAGACCGACCCACCGGTGGTTGAGCAGGTCGCGCAGCGACCGTGTCGAAGACCGATCACCGGTGGTTGAGCAGGTCGCGCAGCGACCGTGTCGAAGACCGATCACCGGTGGTTGAGCAGGTCGCGCAGCGACCGTGTCGAAACCCCCGCAGCGTCCCGGCGACCTCAACCGCCCGACTCAGCCGCGGTCAGACGTTGCGACCGTAGTCGTCCTCAAGGCGGACGATGTCGTCCTCGCCGCAGTACTCGCCACGCTGCACCTCGATGACGATGAGCAGCTCGTCCTCCATGTTGGTGATCCGGTGCGGCTGCTTGAGCTCGACCTCGACACACTCGCCAGGGCCGACGATGATGGACTCACCGTCGACAACGCAGGTCGCCTTGCCGGACACGATCACCCAGTGCTCGCTGCGGTGATCGTGGGTCTGGTACGAGAGCCGCGCATGAGGCTTGACCTCGATACGCTTGACCTTGAAGCCGTCACCCTCGTCGAGGATGTGCCACGAGCCCCATGGTCGCTCTTCGGATTCGCCGATCATCTCTTCCTTCAGCCCCCCAGCTGGGTAGGTGAGCCGATGGTCCTGCGGCTCGGTTCAGGTGCGACCAACCCTAAGGGCGGACGGCACGCGCCACGCGTGGACGAAACAACTTGTTGACGAACCCCGTCACATTGTTGCCGTCTCGAAGACCCACTGTTCATCAGGCGGCAGGTTCAGCGGCGCCTTAGCCCTGCAAGAGCGGGACGGACATCGGCCAAGAACACAAGAGCTGCGATGAGGAACGCAAGACTGATGAAGATCGGCAGGCCGATCCCGATCACGGACAACAGAGCCCCCAGGCCCAGCACGATCGTCCAGCCCTGCTTGGACCACTTGCCCGCGGCATCGTAGGCCTCGGCCGAATACGTCAGGCTCATCACGAAGGCGAAGATCGACACGACGATCACCGCGAAGTGCACGAGGAGCATGACGAGGCCCACCCCGGTGTCGACATCTGGCATGACCTCAGCCTACTCAACAACGGAGAGGTCCGGCCGACTTGGCAGCGGCATCCGTGGTCGCTTGGGCGGCGATGTAGGCGGCTTGGCTGAAGTGGCGGCGATGCCGCACGACGAGCACCTTGGCGTGGCTGCCCCGTGCGCCGGTCCCGATGGCGACAACGTCGTCAACACAACGCTGACACTCGCTGGGGAAGAACCTCGCGTCGCGCTGGAATCCGGCGACCCGCACTCGGTGGCAGCTCGGCGGGCCGTAGCGACCTTGGAAGCGTGTCGATGCGGGCGCCGACCACATTCGCGGCGTGGCGGCGGAGCTCCTTGGGTTCGAAGTCACTGACACACTCTCAGTGGTCGACAGCGCGGACCGAACGTCCTTCTGGACGTCCAGAAGGACGTGCTCGTGAGCGCACCCGTCAGCAAAGAAGACATGTAAACCTCGAGCAGTGGCAGTTTCCAACCAACTCCGCAAGCGGACGTCGCAGACCGCGATTGATCTGGCTCAGTAGGACCTGCCCGCTCGGCAATCCAGGCAATGTGTACCGAGTGGCCGTGCCCGCCTCCTGGGGGTAGTCGCCAAGCCCTCGAGAGGCTGTTCGACCTTCCGTTTCGACACGTCTCCCGGACTGCTAACAGCCGCAAGCAGATGGCCGGTGTTCTTGCTCACAAGACCACGGTTCGCCGCGACGACGTCAGCGCCACCGCACTAGTCTCTTCGGCGTGCGCATCCGCGTACGCGCCTCCTCGCGGAGAACGAAAGTGGATCGCACCGGAGCCCACATTGACGAGTACCACTACGCCCTCGCCCGTGCGAGATTCCGAACGCCAGACTCGTGGCGCCGATCAGTCC encodes the following:
- a CDS encoding phosphomannose isomerase type II C-terminal cupin domain gives rise to the protein MIGESEERPWGSWHILDEGDGFKVKRIEVKPHARLSYQTHDHRSEHWVIVSGKATCVVDGESIIVGPGECVEVELKQPHRITNMEDELLIVIEVQRGEYCGEDDIVRLEDDYGRNV
- the rfbB gene encoding dTDP-glucose 4,6-dehydratase — encoded protein: MQRILVTGGAGFIGSNFVHHLVEHTDATVTVLDKLTYAASRESLAGLPEARVSLVVGDVADASVVEPLVADHDAVVHYAAESHNDNSLSDPSPFVQTNIIGTFTLLEAVRKAGVRFHHISTDEVYGDLELDDPERFTEQTPYNPSSPYSSTKAGSDLLVRAWVRSFGVQATISNCSNNYGPWQHIEKFIPRQITNVVEGIRPKLYGAGLNVRDWIHADDHSSAVWTILNKGAIGETYLIGADGEQNNLDVVKMILTHFGKAEDDFDHVTDRAGHDMRYAIDSTKLRTELGWQPQFADFETGLANTIQWYVDHADWWRPAKQQTEASYAAKGQ
- a CDS encoding bifunctional dTDP-4-dehydrorhamnose 3,5-epimerase family protein/NAD(P)-dependent oxidoreductase; the encoded protein is MSLPSLETTSIPGLVVLRLDLREDARGWFKENWQREKMVALGLPDFGPVQNNMSFNAKRGTTRGIHTEPWDKFVSVANGRAFGAWVDMREGDSYGAVFTVELDPATAVFVPRGVGNSYQTLEDGVTYSYLVNEHWRPATPYPALDLADATIAIPWPIPLAEAEISDKDRTNPALADAARMAPKKTLIIGANGQLGRALNKEFPGSDLVDMVAADGVTVLDLTDAAAVAAWPWHEYALVLNAAAYTAVDAAETPEGRRISWAANASAPATLARLAAEHHFTLVHYSSEYVFDGTAELHTEDEPLSPLGVYAQTKAAGDIAVGLAPRHYLLRTSWVIGDGNNFVRTMQMLAGKGVSPTVVDDQVGRLTFTGELSRATRHLLDGGATYGTYNLSNGGPAMSWCDLAKEVFRLSGRSADDVSPVSTDEYAAGKAMAPRPSNSVLDLAKITATDFEPEDALVALARYCAT
- a CDS encoding DUF2516 family protein; its protein translation is MPDVDTGVGLVMLLVHFAVIVVSIFAFVMSLTYSAEAYDAAGKWSKQGWTIVLGLGALLSVIGIGLPIFISLAFLIAALVFLADVRPALAGLRRR